The Archocentrus centrarchus isolate MPI-CPG fArcCen1 chromosome 5, fArcCen1, whole genome shotgun sequence genome contains the following window.
AATGTGGGTTAGAGTTAATTTCAGTTCGTGCACGACCCAGAGCTGAAGGGCTGCTGGTGACCTAACCGGTGTCATCAGCGCGCAAGGCAAAGGAGCACACTTGATAAGCGCTGTTTACTGTAGCCCACACGTGGCTTTCACACCTCTGCGGCCATGCAGTCAGACAACAAAAATCTAAAGTTAAACCAGCTTCCCAATCACGAGCGGCAACTGCagcgcatcatccacaaaatgAACACGCAGGCTGTCATTGTAGCCCCGTTTTTCTGTAAAAGAGCGCATCCACGAACTGAATAGGGACAGAAAATCACCACAGCATACACGGACACGAGCAAACTATCGTGGTTTTTAACAGCTCTCTGAACAAAACTTGTGCTTGGACTCAAAGCTCCAGAGCCTATTCACTTGTACACGCATGCAGCCTGTGAAAGAAAAAGCAGCCCGCAGAAACCATGCAGCAGGGTTTCCATCATGCCCCCTAATCAGGCTGAATGAGAGGGCAGCCGGGGGgcgaaaaaaaatccaacaaccCTTTCCCACCTTTAAGACTGTAGGTcgtacaaaaaaataatagcaTGACTCTGCTTATTGCACCCCACCCCTCCTCTCCGGTCTCAGGAACGCAGGACAAGCCCTTTTCCCCGCATTCAAGGCGTAGCGGCGCAAAATTATCTGAAGGACACCCCGCCTCTCCCCTTTCCCTCACCTGGCATATCGTCTTCAAAATCCATGTCGTCTTGTCCCTCGTCTTCATTACTCAGCGACCCCGGCATCTTTATCTCATAGCCCCCGAAACCCCTTTTAGGCTGGGAATACTGAAAGTTAACCCTCCAGACGCCGCAGCACAGTCTCTTTCTTCACCCAAAAAGAATAGTATTCGTCGCTGTGAaaaatttaagattttttttttctgtgcaatgAATATGGGGCTTTCTCTCaaagagtaaaataaaaaaataaaataaaaaatatatatatattttccaaTGATCTCTATCCAGGTCTTCCAGtctgaaaaataagaaagacaaaaatggaACACACATGCCCAGATTGTGACGTCTGGTCTGTTGCCATGACGATGCATCCCATAATTTCACCCACAACTAGTTAGTCATACTCTCCTAGTTACCACTTCAACTAGTAGCGTGCAAAAAATGCACATCGTGCGCCGTGTGCCGCTAATAGACGGATGCACTCCCCGTGCCTGTCCATTTCCTTTTGGAAGTCCGGAGAATTGAGACAGAAACTTCTCCCACTTTCtcgcacagctgctgctgcgctGTTCACGCACAAGCTCCAAAGTCTGTCTGCAGGGGGAGAAGCTCGCACGGCTGCTCTGGAGCCAGACCGTTTATATAAACTAACGTTTTGGTTGACTTAGGCGTTAATTAAGCCGTAAAACCTCAAGTAGAAATAACGGTTCTCGCAAGCATCCACGCTCTCCtgacaaagcacacacacacacacacacacacacagtaagtgCAGCCTGATGACTGCAAGCTGTGAGGAGTCCTGACTGCCCGTGTGGTCTGTTGTCAAGGTTACCACAGCTGTATCACAGGATGCCCCACGGAGAGCCGAGCAGAGAAAGTACGAATATCAAAATATACAAATGAAGAGCTCAAAGTGTCCCAGCTGCACTcgctgcagggttttttttgccCAATCACATAATGCAGTTATCCCACTGAAAGTTTTATATTCATTTGCTTTTctggaatcttttttttttttttacagtaaatgactcagaaaaaaaaaaaaaattcccattgCACCATCCCACATCTGGAAAATATTCCTTACACTAAAACTGTCAAGTTTACATGTACTTttcacatgcatttttttttatgtatctaAATCTTGAGAACTATTTTTGAAAATCATCAAAGACAAGTACAGTTACATGTTCATATCTCTGTATATATCATCTGTGTGACATCCAGAGGATTCAATCCAAccaaatctttaaaaataaaagacaacgCCGGCTATGTTTTGTCTTTAAGTATTTTATTAAGAGAGGTGCCAGGTTtaatcttcatcctcctcctcctcgtcctggTTGATCTGGAAGTAGCGCAGCTCGTAGCTCTCCTTGGTGTTAGCTACAACCCGCAGCCAGTCCCTGAGGTTGTTCTTTTTCAGATACTTCTTGGTAAGATACTTCAAGTACCTGAAAATATAAATGGAGAGCAGAATTTTTGGCAATGTTTTGATTAATTTCTATTAACCAGCATAGAATGAATTAAACATATGACAGTTAAAACTCTCATGACCCCCAAATGCACTGCATCAAAGACTCTGTATGGGTTTTGCCATAATATGGAGCTACAGAAACATCAATGTGGGTCACACACATCAGATCTAGCTTAGGAGATCTCCTCTGGTAATATCAAACGCTTCATTTAAAACAGAGTACCACAGTCACCCTCTGGTGGTGGTGTTTAAATTTTACTGAACAATCAGAGTATCAAGTGGACTTGAAGGTGGTGAGGGGACGATccagaaatacacacaggacCACcaacagcaacatttaaaaGATGTGGATTAGGTAGGCATATGTATGGTTTGTAACTTTGGTACTAcgaattttaaaaaacagttcagGTACTTTAATGATCAGATGCATGTTATATTACATATACCATTATTATATCTAGAATATTATATACTTAATACTTGTTTACTGTCCAAATTGAACATTAGGATGATTATTGGGTGGTGGCTGAGGTGTATCATCTTGAATATCGGTTTCAAATATATTACGCTTTATAGATATCACTTTTATAACACCTACAAAGCTTCAGTCAACTCCACACTTAATACAATGATGCTGAAACTCCCATCATATCACTCCAACTGCTTTCTGTGTTCATAGAAGAATCTTTAAGCCGCCAGGACGTTTCTTCAGGATTGACTCTCAGATGGTCAAATAAAGTCAGAGACTTCTCCCTCCACACTCAGGTTGTCACCAGAACTGATATTTACAGTACCTTTCAATGCCAAAGTTCTGAAAACACAATGgtacttgtattttttttttttttagtactgtAGGCAGAGAATGTACCGAGTAGGATAAAGTCTATACTAAGAACTGCtatcaaataaaatatacatttgcaACAGTATTGATATGAACAGTGCCATGTTCATGCAGCACCGATGCATACAGGCAGGTGCATAGCCCCTCCCCTTCACTCGTGGACGAGCACATGAACAGTACTGACACTTGGCGAGGCGTCCTACAGACTGACATCCCCGTCTTTACTGACCTCGCAAAATTCCTGCTACATcctacatttgtttttaaaccagcCAAAAGGAACGCAGCATGAAATAAAGTACTGATCAATGACaattttaaagattaaaaaaaaaaaaaataggtgagATGAAACTTATAGAAAAGGTAAAGAATTTAAACATGGAAGAAAATCCTGTGCAGTTGTGTCAGGATGAGCTCCAGCTGTTCCTACGACCACAGCAAAGAGGACGCACCAACGGAAGAAACAGCAGTTGTGCGTCACAGCCTACAATAAACACATCAAACTTGAGCCCATACAGGGTGTATTAGCCCCTTGTTGCACAGCGTGGTAGGCAATGATGAACTTATTTGATGCCTAAAATATTCTGTCTGTAAGAGCTTTTATGCTCATTTCTCAACTTCTGACACAAGGTAGATCCTCTGGAGGCGTGTCCTCCCACAGTATTTACTGCCACACTTGTGTGGCACCAGCTCATGTAATAACAGATAAATGTACTTGCTCATCAGCTAAGTCATACAAATAGTGCATGTtacactcatccatccatccatcctcttccactaaTACAAtttagggtcacaggggggctgaagcctatcccaacCACCATAGAGCAAGAGGAAGGCTACATCCTGGACAgctcgccagcctgttgcagggccaacgcAGAGAGACatacaatcattcacactcgtATTGACACCAACAGGCAATTTGGAGTCACCGATTAACCTAGCCTAGCTCGACaaaatgcatgtctttagaaTGTGGggggaagccggagtacccgcagagaagatgcaaactccacacagaaagactccGGGCCAGATGGTgcatttgaacccaggactttcttgctgtgaggcaacagtgctaaccactgcgccaccattGCTGCTGCACTAGTGCATGCTAAGTGGGAAAATATCAGAGTCTTCTCTTATTTGTTCATTAATTAAAGTCTATTACAGCATGATTGTGGTTGAAATGTCAGTAATATTAGGTGCATTTTATTTCCCTAAATATTACATTCTTCAGTGGGATTTTGCATTCTTCTCTGGTCTACACAAATATAACTACACAACCGGGACTCTGGGATTATCCAGTTCACATAAAATACTTTGAGCTGATCAGCATTTACTGAGGATTACTGGTATGCTGGCACATGACTGTGATAagtaaaataacatttcatagctgcatttttgtttttacctctTTGAGAAGGGAACTTCAGAGTTCACAGCAATTTTACTCTTGCTCCTCTCAATGGACACCACACCACCGCCGAGATTTCCAGCTTTTCCGTTCACCTTGATGCGCTCCTGCAGGAACTGCTCCTGCATGCACAGAGGGACACAacaagtcacacacacagcaagcacTGCTGCACACAGCCATCAACACAAACGGAGACTTCTCTACAAAATGGAGTGATGCACAGATGAGTTTCTTATGACTGACAGCTCtcctgcacttttttttcttgttcgtTTCATATGAACTGACTGAAACCTTAATATGGGGCTCTGATTGATCCCCCTGATGTGACAGCAGTGTCTGACACTGAGGATTTGTGTCTGACAGTTTCTGCCCCGATTACCAGACAAGATGTCACTTGTGTCAGAGGTGATCTACTCACAAAGTTGGCAGCATCCATAATGCCATCCTCAACAGGGTGAGTGCAGTCCAGGGTGAACTTCAGgatctgcttcttcttcttcccagcCGGCTTCTTGACCACCTGCCTCTTCTAACAAAAGATCGATGATACTTAAACTCGGAAAACACGCACAACTTTTAAGCAGCCAAAGGAAGCACCGACTATGTTCAGCTATCATTATTAGCAGTCAGTCACAGCCTGTCCAATATGTTCAAGACGTTTCACGCTAACAGTTTATGTAGATGCTGTTAAAATCTTCTAACAACCACAAAACACTGTTAAAGCTGTCTCACGTCGACCACCGCTAGCTTACGCTAACAGTTAGCAAAACGTGGTTTGAGCCGAAATGCTAAACATAGCCGAAAAAACAGAAGCTTAAACAGCCATCTCTTCTGTACTACTGTCCACACATATATACACGCGTGTAAGTGCAAAGGAGAAGCTAAAATATGTGCTCTGTGTACACTTTTATTTGGTCGTTTTACTACTCACTATCGGGGCCATGGCTGACACATTCAGCAAAAAGGGAAGGAGCAAAGGCTGCACGGCAAATATAACAGCCGGCTGCAAAATCGATCGCATCGAGCTTTCTGGTGTTGATTAACTCGCACTGAAAGACGTAAGCAGCAGAAATTGTTTCTACCACCTGAAGCGGTACCAAAAGTTAACCGAGTTCAGGCGTGAATCTGCACTTTGGCAGCTGGAGTTGAACCAGACATCAGAGAGTTTATGGCCATTAAATCCTAAATCTGTAGAACCAGCAGCAGAGAACGTATAATGTAAAGTATAATTTATAGATGAAAAGGCTTTTTAAAACCTTAATGTGGGTCAAAGTAAAcactaaaactaaatttaatctagattattaaaaaaaagaagaagaaaaaagcccAAATAAGTGCGAGCAAGTTACCTAGCAGTTAGCTTTCTACCTTCCCTGTGTTTCCTGTTAGATGTATAGGTAACTAATATAGGTTCTGAAAGGGACAAATGTGTAATAGCTCAACAAGCGTAAAAttcataataaattaataataaaagcaaataatcaAATACATATGCATTTCCCTATAATTAGCGCCAGATAAAGATACTACTactagaatcagaatcagaagcctttattgtcatcaaacacaAGTGCTTGACGAAATTGTGACCactcctgttggctcagtggtagaaacactggaccatgaatgcagataaagcagagagagcaggttcaagtcccactttaccccaaacttaaaagattttccattggGTTTGGAACTTTAAATCTCTTCATGTTCAAAGATATTGAACTCATttttgggggtggctgtagctcagtaggtagagcaggtcacctactgactggaaggtcagcggttcgaatcctggctactccaggctacatgccaatgtatccttgggcaagatacttaaccccaagttgctctccgaccgttctgtcggagtatgaatgcgtgtgaatgttagttaattaaaaaaaaagcacttagcttcataaaaatggaagtgcttgtatgaatgggagtgcatgggtgaatgcacatgttgtataagcgctttgagtgctcatactgagtagaaaagcgctatataagaactagtccatttactaataattattattactactaaaTTTCCTAGGAAACTATTATAGATAGTGATGTAATAGTGACATGTAGGTTATAAGTATTATTCTTCATTTTGTTGCACCTTCAAAAGTGCTAGAAGGcattaaaacatattaaatcacaattttttgtgttttgagttttcctTAAATTTTCAGGTTGACTCACACATTAAGAAGCTTCTCACTCGTCTGATTGAGTGGCTCCCAGTGCCATAACTTCCACCTTACTGCCTTGTTTAACCCTGCTCTTGACCCCAAGGTGCAGTGAGAGTATTCAAGGTTCAAGTCTTTGTTGtcattctgcacacacacagatgtgtgtgtgtgtacatatacatgcacatcCCTACATATGCATATGTTATATTTGAACATACTGTATGTAGTTTTGGAGGGTGTAAACAATAAAATTAGACATAAAAAATATTGCTAATTAGTAATGCAATGTATATATCTGAGGGTTAAAAACATGTGGAATTGAACAGTAGAATAATGCACTTTACATTATTTACAGATTTTGAgtagattatataaatatatgtatatattccTGAGTGGAATTGAGCAGGACATTAGAAATAAGACTGCTGCTGCAGTCTGTATGGGATGGCAATATTAAATTTCCCTTTTGCACTTTGGCAACACGTGGGGGCTGGCATGAAGCGTGTGTGCTGTCAGCTGCCTGGCAGACGGAGCCCATCGCCCTACTATTGAAGAGTTTCTGCATTGCTGTCATTCCTGCTGTGGGTAGCTGATAGCACCACTAAAAGGTAAGACAGAGGCTCCCAGTGCTTTCCGCAGACCAGCCTACTGCATTTACAGTAAGTTTAGTTAGATAGTGGATATAATGTTGGTAATGACAGTCTAATGGTTTAAATTTATGATCTGTGGATTGCGCGTGGTCACCGAATTTCCAGGATCATAATTACATGTCTGACAAGGTAAGAGAAAAAAAGTTGccagtgtttattttaattattcatgATCAAAGTGTTTCATTATGACAGTTGGCCTAGTTGTTCATAAGATATGTGGGGTGTAATTCAGCGTCACAGTAAAACCTAAAGCTTTTTTGTTAAGCAATGTGATGATGTAGCCTTAAAAAATGTCATTCCAACAACAAACTGCTGTTATTCATGCGCTCTGTTCCCAGATGGCAGGAGGAATCTTCAGCAACTTGGGCAGCCTGTGTAAAGTGGACTGTGCTAATGTTCACCCCTTGGTGTGTCACCTGTGCCATGAGCAGTATCAGTCCCCATGTTTGTTGGACTGCTACCACATCTTTTGCGCCCGCTGCTTGAGAGGTCGGACCATTGACAGTCGCCTCAGCTGCCCCCTCTGTGGGTAAGAGAGGGCACTCTGAAGTTAGGGACAACTCAGCCTGTGGAAGTATAACTCAAAGTGTTTTAGTATCTGCTTAAGAGACCCGAGCTTCTGCATCACACCCACGACACTAAGCCTTAAATCctcaaacaaactaaaaacatgGCGGCCAAAGTGAAGGACTTTGTGAAGGTTTTGGTGGCTACTCTCATTTTGAATTACAACCTCACACAATTTACTTCTAATGTGTATTAAGCAGGTGAACTAAAACtaccaaaatatgaaaaagcttTACTCCTTGGGTTTTGTGCAGTGTTGCTCAATGGGAGTGACTCCATGTAAATAAATAgattggtttggtttgtgcagGAGACCGATGAGAACAGATTTGTCTCAAAGAACATCAAGTCTCACTGCTATGACCCATCGCTGGCCTGGTGTGGGTAGTGCAGACCTGAGtggctggagcagctgcagggTCAACCCAGTCTCTTATTTAGCCCTTGGCCCCAACACTCAAAGGGGCTGCAAGTTCCATAAAGCCAAGtcacaaagcaaacaaagcatATTGGTATTTGACTCCAGTGCCAACAGCTTAGGACAATCAAAAGAAGTCACATGATAGCAGTCCATTTAATCGCTTATTAAGGAGTGACTCGTGGTTCAGCCACCTTCAGATCTGCGGTATTAACTTTCCCTGATCAAAGCAGGGGTCCAGAGAAAAGGTCCTCTAATGCACAGTGATTATATCAGTCTCACTCTAATGTTTCAGAGAGCGTAAGACTTTATTCGTCTTGTCTCAATCACATATCGTGGTGATGAATTTGAGTGTGCTTGTATTATTCTCAGATGCTCTTTTCTAGTTTCTTAGTTTCATATCAGGAActtctttaaaaatcaaaaacactgTTTGGAAACTCACAATTATATTAAACTCATCTGAGTCTGATTTTTTTACAGATATACATATTACACTATGAACAAGGTATGTGAATTTATTAAAATACAATCACTTGAAAAATTTATGACTGTGGAGGGCCACATCTAACTGCCTCATAGCTACTTGATGTTTAACTGGCATGAGGTACATCATATTATACAGTCAgcagtaaaagtcaaagtaataCCAACACTCtgcttttatatataatatgcaTACTGGATCTGTTTTCTATGGAAATAACCCAGTGGGCACAGAGCCACTGTGCTCTGCCGTGTGAGCTCAGGATACAGGGACCCACTGCCTGGCAGCTACTATTTCCATCAGCTAACAGCTGCTCACTGAAGAACCACATAATCTAGGAATTCACGACTCTGCTATTAGTAGAACACAATGGATCCCTGTTGCTATGAAAATGAGATAAAACATGCATAGTGGAGGACCAGTGGCACCAGCACAACTGAAGCATAAAGAACTTATGCAGATGTGGTTAAtgtgacaaaaataataaaatatggtATTTAAACATGCTCTGAGCAATtctaaaggattttttttttttaattgtaaaaaacaaatactGACATTATGGAACCAAATAAATTTACAGGACTGTGTTTCCAGGTACAGTACAATAAATTGAGAGTACTATTGAAAAATAAGAGAATTGAGAATTTGTATTTAAGTCTGAAGGCATCACAAACCTCAAAATTTAACTTTTTATAGTCTGCCAAACCAAAAAACTATCAATTAAAGCAGCACTATTTGGAAAATGTTTATAGGTGTCAAAAGAGAGTCATTTGTC
Protein-coding sequences here:
- the rpl22 gene encoding large ribosomal subunit protein eL22 is translated as MRSILQPAVIFAVQPLLLPFLLNVSAMAPIKRQVVKKPAGKKKKQILKFTLDCTHPVEDGIMDAANFEQFLQERIKVNGKAGNLGGGVVSIERSKSKIAVNSEVPFSKRYLKYLTKKYLKKNNLRDWLRVVANTKESYELRYFQINQDEEEEDED